A single window of Thalassomonas viridans DNA harbors:
- the recQ gene encoding DNA helicase RecQ: MNKTALSVLNTVFGYPEFRSPQDEVIETLINGGDALVLMPTGGGKSLCYQIPALIRPGCAIVISPLIALMQDQVNALTQLGINAGFLNSTLDGAQANAVEQALFQGQLDLLYIAPERLTQPRTLSMLQQCSIALFAIDEAHCVSQWGHDFRADYLQLSLLHQQFPAVPRIALTATADPRTHQEISERLQLGQARHFIAGFDRPNIQYRIHQKHNGRQQLLNFIRSEHENDAGIVYCLSRRKTEETANWLCQQGFQALPYHAGLASEVKEQHQNRFLREEGIIIVATIAFGMGIDKPDVRFVAHFDLPKSIESYYQETGRAGRDGQAATAWMVYGLQDVIKLKQMLDKSEAGEQQKRIERQRLDAMLGLCEITTCRRQTLLGYFNERLSGPCGNCDTCITPVQTWDGTQAARKALSCVYRTGQRFGVNHLIDVLLGKSTAKIQQFHHQELSTFAIGTELETSQWHSVFRQLVSRGYIYVDMDSYGAFKLTEKCRPLLRGEQSIELRKDNTGKVKKKKVSKAAAAVPEHAQPLWEALRALRKQLADEHGVPAYTVFHDSTIMEMISSRPENKQALLNISGVGASKLDKYGEQFLAVIAEHNG, from the coding sequence ATGAATAAAACAGCTCTGTCGGTACTCAATACCGTTTTCGGTTATCCTGAATTTAGAAGCCCGCAAGACGAAGTCATAGAAACTTTGATCAACGGCGGCGATGCCCTGGTATTAATGCCCACCGGGGGCGGTAAGTCCTTGTGTTATCAAATACCTGCGCTGATCCGTCCGGGCTGTGCCATAGTGATTTCTCCTTTGATCGCCTTGATGCAGGATCAGGTGAATGCCCTGACGCAATTAGGCATTAATGCCGGTTTTTTGAATTCTACCCTGGACGGCGCACAGGCGAATGCCGTGGAACAGGCACTGTTTCAGGGACAGTTAGATTTGCTCTATATTGCCCCCGAACGGTTAACCCAGCCGAGAACCTTGTCTATGCTGCAGCAATGTTCCATTGCGTTATTTGCCATTGACGAGGCCCATTGCGTTTCCCAGTGGGGGCATGATTTCAGGGCGGATTATCTACAGCTGTCCCTGTTGCATCAGCAATTTCCCGCAGTGCCGCGCATTGCACTGACGGCGACGGCAGACCCCCGTACCCATCAGGAAATCAGCGAAAGATTACAGCTTGGTCAGGCCAGGCATTTTATTGCCGGATTTGACCGGCCCAATATCCAGTACCGTATTCATCAAAAACACAATGGCCGGCAGCAGCTGTTAAATTTTATCCGCAGCGAACATGAAAACGACGCCGGTATTGTCTATTGCCTGTCCCGCAGAAAAACCGAAGAAACTGCCAACTGGTTATGCCAGCAGGGTTTCCAGGCTTTGCCTTACCATGCCGGGCTGGCCTCTGAGGTAAAAGAACAGCACCAAAACCGTTTTTTGCGGGAAGAGGGCATTATTATTGTGGCCACCATAGCTTTTGGCATGGGCATAGATAAGCCGGACGTGCGTTTTGTTGCCCACTTTGACCTGCCCAAAAGCATAGAGAGTTATTATCAGGAAACCGGGCGGGCAGGGCGCGACGGCCAGGCTGCGACCGCCTGGATGGTTTATGGCTTGCAGGACGTGATCAAACTTAAGCAGATGCTGGATAAATCCGAAGCCGGTGAGCAGCAAAAGCGCATCGAACGCCAGCGCTTAGATGCCATGTTGGGTCTCTGTGAAATTACCACCTGCCGTCGGCAAACCCTGTTAGGTTATTTTAACGAGCGCTTGTCCGGCCCCTGCGGCAATTGCGATACCTGCATTACCCCGGTGCAAACCTGGGACGGCACCCAAGCTGCGCGTAAGGCGCTGAGCTGTGTTTACCGCACCGGGCAACGTTTTGGCGTTAACCATCTTATCGATGTGCTGTTGGGGAAGAGCACGGCGAAAATACAGCAGTTTCATCACCAGGAACTCAGTACGTTTGCCATAGGTACCGAGCTGGAAACCAGTCAGTGGCATTCGGTGTTCAGGCAGCTGGTATCACGGGGTTATATCTATGTGGATATGGACAGTTACGGCGCTTTTAAACTCACCGAGAAATGCCGCCCTTTGCTGCGCGGCGAGCAAAGCATCGAGTTGCGTAAAGACAATACCGGGAAGGTGAAAAAGAAAAAAGTCTCGAAAGCCGCCGCTGCCGTGCCTGAACATGCCCAGCCTTTATGGGAGGCTCTCAGGGCGTTAAGAAAACAACTGGCGGACGAACATGGCGTTCCGGCATACACCGTTTTTCATGACAGCACCATAATGGAAATGATCAGCAGCCGTCCCGAAAATAAGCAGGCGTTGCTGAATATCAGCGGGGTTGGTGCAAGCAAGTTAGATAAATACGGCGAGCAGTTTTTAGCTGTGATTGCTGAACACAACGGCTAA
- a CDS encoding cation:proton antiporter family protein, whose product MEFIWILFAFICGLASKSVSLPPSIGYLFAGFLLHFLGFEADASLQTLADLGITLMLFTIGLKLNVKDLLKPEIWLASLSHSLIWVVTVAVLAKLLIVGGVAYFADLDFATAALVAFALNFSSTVCVVKLLEEQGEMKTRHGKLAIGILVMQDIVAVVFLVLATGKTPSVWAPALLALLLLRPLLSRVISHAGHGELMPLAGFFLALGSYELFELVNIKGDLGALLVGMLLATHPKATEISKSLLSFKDIFLIGFFLTIGFTALPDWQMLGLASALALLLPVKFVMFFLLLCALKIRCRTAYLSALGLSNYSEFGLIVTAISVKAGWLASEWLVILALAVSLSFVLTNILYSFSHDIFARYKDFLRKFERSLRLPEDVFEQPQDAPVIVIGMGRVGMGAYQALSTHSNTRVWGMDADKEKIKQISEKGMQACYGDGEDAFFWENIDLSKIHLILLALPSVQDSKSIASQLKTANYQGQIAAIARYDDEREELTEYGIDKVFNFYTEAGVGFAEESLAMLPQGYPEPVGSTGT is encoded by the coding sequence ATGGAATTTATCTGGATACTTTTTGCGTTTATTTGCGGCTTAGCATCAAAATCGGTGTCGCTGCCCCCTTCTATCGGCTACCTCTTTGCCGGTTTTTTACTGCATTTCCTCGGCTTTGAGGCAGACGCCAGCCTGCAGACGCTGGCAGATTTAGGCATCACCCTGATGTTGTTTACCATAGGCTTAAAGCTGAACGTCAAAGACTTACTGAAACCGGAGATCTGGCTGGCCAGTTTAAGCCACTCCCTGATCTGGGTGGTAACGGTTGCTGTACTGGCTAAGCTGCTTATCGTCGGCGGGGTCGCCTATTTTGCCGATCTCGACTTTGCCACAGCCGCCCTGGTGGCCTTTGCCTTAAATTTCAGCAGCACGGTTTGCGTGGTCAAACTGCTGGAAGAGCAAGGGGAAATGAAAACCCGCCACGGCAAACTTGCTATCGGTATCCTGGTTATGCAGGATATCGTTGCCGTCGTTTTCCTGGTGCTGGCCACGGGCAAAACTCCTTCTGTCTGGGCGCCGGCGCTGCTGGCCTTACTCCTGCTGCGTCCGCTGCTCAGCCGGGTGATCAGCCACGCCGGTCACGGCGAGTTAATGCCTTTGGCGGGCTTTTTCCTGGCGCTGGGCAGTTATGAACTGTTTGAACTGGTCAATATCAAAGGCGACCTCGGCGCCCTGCTGGTCGGCATGTTATTGGCTACCCATCCCAAAGCAACGGAGATTTCCAAGTCCCTGCTTAGCTTCAAAGACATCTTCTTAATCGGTTTTTTCCTGACCATAGGCTTTACCGCCCTGCCCGACTGGCAGATGCTGGGACTGGCTTCGGCGCTGGCGCTGCTGTTGCCGGTAAAATTCGTGATGTTTTTCCTGCTGCTGTGCGCACTGAAAATCCGCTGCCGTACCGCCTACTTAAGCGCCCTGGGGTTAAGCAATTACAGCGAATTCGGCCTGATCGTCACCGCCATCAGCGTCAAAGCCGGCTGGCTGGCCAGTGAGTGGCTGGTGATCCTGGCCCTGGCGGTGTCATTGTCTTTTGTGCTCACCAATATCCTTTACAGTTTCTCCCATGATATCTTTGCCCGTTATAAAGATTTCCTGAGGAAATTCGAACGCAGCCTGCGCCTGCCCGAAGACGTGTTCGAACAGCCCCAGGATGCGCCGGTTATCGTTATCGGCATGGGCCGGGTCGGCATGGGGGCCTACCAGGCGTTATCCACCCACAGCAATACCCGGGTCTGGGGTATGGATGCCGACAAAGAAAAAATCAAGCAGATCAGCGAAAAAGGCATGCAGGCCTGCTACGGCGACGGGGAAGATGCCTTCTTCTGGGAAAATATCGACCTGAGCAAGATCCACCTGATCCTGCTGGCCCTGCCTTCGGTACAGGACAGCAAAAGCATTGCCAGCCAGTTAAAAACCGCCAATTACCAGGGACAAATTGCCGCCATCGCCCGCTATGACGATGAACGGGAAGAGCTGACTGAATACGGCATAGACAAGGTATTTAACTTCTATACCGAAGCCGGGGTCGGTTTCGCCGAAGAAAGTCTGGCGATGTTGCCGCAGGGCTATCCTGAGCCGGTCGGCAGTACCGGCACCTGA
- a CDS encoding arylesterase, whose translation MIKNTFFTLLIFCLLTLSAQVKATSSIVLLGDSLSASYGMQQNEGWVSILNQQLRQQNASFLLTNASISGETTAGGLSRLPGILSKEKVDYLLIELGGNDGLRGFPLKLIKNNLLQIIQLAKAKDIPVAIMNIRIPPNYGPRYNQLFTDIFAQVAKEENIPLLQFFMESIATNPKLMQADGIHPNQAAQPLIVEVMHKQLHQLLQDDSQLTSKQKTN comes from the coding sequence ATGATAAAAAATACTTTTTTTACTTTGTTAATATTTTGCTTGCTAACCCTAAGTGCTCAGGTTAAAGCGACTAGTTCTATTGTATTACTAGGTGATAGTCTCAGTGCAAGCTATGGAATGCAACAAAATGAAGGCTGGGTCAGCATACTTAACCAGCAGCTGCGCCAACAAAATGCATCTTTTCTGCTCACTAATGCTAGCATAAGCGGGGAAACCACAGCGGGCGGTTTATCTCGCCTGCCGGGAATTTTATCGAAAGAAAAAGTCGATTACCTGCTGATAGAACTCGGCGGTAATGACGGCCTCAGGGGCTTTCCCCTCAAGCTGATCAAAAACAACTTGTTACAAATAATTCAGCTGGCCAAGGCGAAAGACATTCCTGTGGCGATTATGAACATACGCATTCCACCAAATTACGGTCCCAGATATAACCAGTTATTTACCGACATCTTTGCCCAGGTCGCCAAAGAAGAAAACATTCCGTTATTGCAGTTTTTTATGGAAAGTATTGCCACCAACCCTAAATTGATGCAGGCAGACGGCATACATCCCAACCAGGCGGCCCAGCCCCTGATTGTGGAAGTGATGCATAAACAGCTGCACCAGTTACTGCAAGACGACAGTCAATTAACTAGCAAACAAAAGACTAATTAA
- a CDS encoding ABC transporter ATP-binding protein yields the protein MKLNSEIILKADALAKSVALENKNLDLLLEINLEVNAGETLAIVGSSGSGKTTLLSLLAGLDLPSSGAVYLKNHGLHQLNEEQRSQVRAEHVGFIFQQFLLVNSLTALENVMLPAELANMENARERAKELLEQVGLGDRTEHFPSQLSGGEQQRVAIARAFISQPDILFADEPTGNLDTRTGEHITELLFNLNQQFGTTLVLVTHDPKLADKCQRRVVMESGQLTEEVTSIANVS from the coding sequence ATGAAGTTAAATTCCGAAATTATCCTTAAAGCTGATGCGTTAGCCAAGTCAGTCGCTTTGGAAAATAAAAACCTGGATCTGCTACTAGAGATAAATCTTGAAGTTAATGCAGGCGAAACGTTGGCGATTGTAGGCTCCTCCGGCTCAGGTAAAACCACTTTATTGTCTTTACTTGCCGGGCTGGATTTACCCTCGTCAGGTGCAGTTTATCTTAAAAACCATGGTTTGCACCAGCTAAATGAAGAGCAGCGCAGCCAGGTACGCGCCGAACACGTCGGATTTATTTTCCAGCAGTTTCTTTTAGTTAACAGTTTGACGGCGCTGGAAAACGTGATGTTGCCCGCCGAGCTGGCCAATATGGAAAATGCCAGGGAAAGGGCCAAAGAGCTGCTTGAGCAGGTGGGGCTAGGGGATCGCACCGAACATTTCCCTTCCCAGTTATCCGGCGGCGAGCAGCAAAGGGTGGCTATTGCCCGCGCCTTTATTTCCCAGCCGGATATTTTGTTTGCCGATGAGCCTACCGGCAACCTGGATACCCGCACCGGCGAGCATATCACCGAGCTGCTGTTTAACCTTAACCAGCAATTTGGTACTACCTTAGTGCTGGTGACCCATGATCCTAAGCTGGCGGATAAGTGCCAGCGCCGGGTGGTGATGGAAAGCGGGCAGTTGACGGAAGAAGTCACCAGCATTGCCAATGTCAGTTAA
- a CDS encoding ABC transporter permease — protein sequence MNIFKAVWFRQSKRLLLHELRRGDLTIICLAIVLAVATVYSLSGFSGQIQQALLNKSTSFIASDRVLQTSREVDPAIISKSEQLGLDNAKQVLMSSMVFAGDKMQLAQLKAVTDAYPLRGELLVSFPQHNQVNQRRNAPEPGKVWVEKKLLTALDLAMGDKLEIGVGSFVLDGIIEQIPDASFSVFTNGPAIILNESDMGKTQLIQPASRLTYKYLFAGEKEAVDAFEAWIKPQVNETQRWYDIQSRQSPLANALNRAEKYLSLASMLGIILAAVAVAVASRRYSHRHQPMVAVFKAMGASMAHIQKLYCLHWGLLSLFGILLGLMLGYALLQGGLYAVSDFLPVTDFTFSWYPLVIACVTGLICAIAFAVTPLKHLVATPALSVIRGFGQQDCSADNGKALSFGQKVRQGGQYLLPLAALFALLVMFSKDLLLSFALLIGGILVSGILVLFGRGLMSAGRVAGTQAGKSWHLAMANLKRRAKENSVQLVSFTIAIKLLLLIVVIRSALLSEWQQQLPQDAPNRFLINVSQVEVAEVDDFVAKHGLKTSGLYPVVRGRLTAINEEKVAQKVTKEEDKASDNGRRGVGRELNLTWREQLPKENKLLDGSWWGGEGANGSQQPQVSVELGVAERLQVKVGDTLTFQLGSESFTVPVTSIREVNWQSMQPNFFMIFSPGVLADFPATYISSLYVPDEKDDALQDFMAQHPTISMIDVDAMIGQLHSVIAQVSLAVEFILVLVVIAGSLVLVAQVQASMEEREREVAILRTLGAKGALLRNSVLFEFVALGAIAGLMASVAMEIAVYFLQTRVFEMSASLHFQYWGLGIVSGGVFVGLVGMLSCWRLLNMSSVTLIRRTM from the coding sequence ATGAATATTTTTAAAGCTGTCTGGTTCAGGCAATCGAAACGTTTGTTGCTGCATGAGCTGCGCCGGGGGGATCTGACCATTATCTGCCTGGCGATTGTGCTGGCGGTGGCCACGGTATATTCCCTGTCGGGCTTTTCCGGCCAGATTCAGCAGGCGCTGCTGAATAAAAGCACCAGCTTTATTGCCTCAGACCGGGTGCTGCAAACCAGCCGCGAGGTCGATCCCGCTATTATCAGTAAAAGTGAGCAGCTGGGACTCGATAATGCCAAGCAGGTATTGATGTCGTCTATGGTGTTTGCCGGCGACAAGATGCAGCTGGCGCAGCTAAAAGCCGTCACCGATGCCTATCCGTTAAGAGGAGAGCTGCTGGTTTCTTTTCCGCAGCATAACCAGGTGAATCAGCGCCGTAATGCCCCTGAGCCGGGCAAGGTCTGGGTGGAAAAGAAATTATTGACCGCCCTGGATTTAGCCATGGGGGATAAGCTGGAGATAGGCGTCGGCAGTTTTGTGCTCGACGGTATTATCGAGCAGATCCCCGATGCCAGTTTCAGCGTCTTTACCAATGGTCCGGCGATTATCTTGAACGAGTCGGATATGGGGAAAACCCAGCTGATCCAGCCCGCCAGCCGCTTAACCTATAAATATTTGTTTGCCGGTGAAAAAGAAGCGGTTGACGCCTTTGAAGCCTGGATCAAGCCGCAAGTGAACGAAACCCAGCGCTGGTATGACATTCAGTCGCGCCAGTCGCCGCTTGCCAATGCCCTTAACCGGGCGGAAAAATACCTTTCCCTGGCCAGTATGCTGGGTATCATCCTGGCCGCGGTGGCGGTCGCCGTTGCCAGCCGCCGCTACAGCCACAGGCACCAGCCTATGGTGGCGGTGTTTAAGGCCATGGGGGCCTCTATGGCCCATATCCAAAAGCTTTATTGCCTGCACTGGGGACTGTTGAGTCTTTTCGGTATTTTGCTGGGTCTTATGCTGGGTTATGCCTTATTGCAGGGGGGCTTATATGCGGTGAGCGACTTTTTGCCGGTGACGGATTTTACCTTCAGCTGGTATCCGCTGGTGATTGCCTGTGTGACCGGTTTGATTTGCGCCATTGCTTTTGCGGTGACGCCGCTGAAACATCTGGTGGCGACACCTGCCTTGTCGGTGATCCGCGGTTTTGGCCAGCAGGACTGCTCAGCCGATAACGGCAAAGCCCTTTCTTTCGGGCAAAAAGTACGGCAAGGGGGGCAATATCTGTTACCCCTGGCGGCGTTGTTTGCCTTGCTGGTGATGTTCAGCAAAGATTTGTTGCTCAGTTTTGCCCTGCTGATCGGCGGCATTTTGGTGTCGGGTATCTTGGTACTGTTTGGCCGGGGCCTGATGAGCGCCGGACGGGTTGCCGGCACCCAGGCGGGCAAATCCTGGCATCTGGCGATGGCCAACCTGAAACGGCGGGCAAAGGAAAACAGCGTCCAGCTGGTGAGTTTTACTATTGCCATTAAGCTTTTGCTGCTGATTGTGGTGATCCGCAGTGCCCTGCTCAGTGAATGGCAGCAGCAATTGCCCCAGGATGCCCCCAACCGTTTTCTGATTAACGTCAGCCAGGTGGAGGTTGCCGAGGTAGATGATTTTGTTGCCAAGCACGGGTTAAAAACCAGCGGCTTGTATCCCGTGGTACGGGGACGGTTAACCGCCATCAATGAAGAGAAAGTTGCGCAAAAAGTTACGAAAGAAGAAGACAAGGCATCGGATAACGGTCGCCGCGGCGTTGGCCGTGAGCTTAACCTGACCTGGCGCGAGCAGCTGCCAAAGGAAAACAAGCTCCTTGACGGCAGCTGGTGGGGCGGGGAAGGCGCTAACGGCAGCCAGCAGCCGCAGGTCTCGGTCGAGCTGGGCGTGGCCGAGCGTTTGCAGGTGAAAGTCGGGGATACTTTGACTTTCCAGCTTGGCAGCGAATCTTTCACTGTGCCTGTGACCAGTATCCGGGAAGTGAACTGGCAGTCGATGCAGCCGAACTTCTTTATGATCTTCAGCCCGGGTGTGTTGGCGGACTTTCCTGCCACCTATATTTCATCCCTTTATGTGCCGGATGAAAAAGATGATGCCCTGCAGGATTTTATGGCGCAGCATCCGACCATTTCCATGATAGATGTCGATGCCATGATAGGGCAGCTGCACAGCGTGATCGCTCAGGTATCGCTGGCGGTGGAATTTATCCTGGTGCTGGTAGTGATTGCTGGCTCCCTGGTGCTGGTGGCCCAGGTGCAGGCCAGCATGGAAGAGCGCGAGCGGGAAGTGGCGATTTTGCGGACTTTGGGAGCCAAAGGGGCGTTGCTGAGAAACAGCGTCTTGTTTGAGTTTGTCGCCCTGGGGGCGATTGCCGGCCTGATGGCCAGTGTGGCCATGGAAATTGCCGTGTACTTTCTGCAGACCCGGGTATTTGAAATGAGCGCCAGCCTGCACTTTCAGTACTGGGGGCTGGGTATAGTTTCCGGTGGTGTGTTTGTCGGCCTGGTGGGCATGCTTAGCTGCTGGCGCTTGCTGAATATGTCAAGCGTTACCCTGATCCGCCGCACCATGTAA
- a CDS encoding TIGR01777 family oxidoreductase, translating to MNILITGGTGLIGGHFIKKYQHKHHFTVLSRQLHPKIFSEETAKVSNGQQGKNAITLIQHLESYQNLDAFDTVINLQGESLANKRWSEKQKQLLCQSRWQITEHLARLINQSTSPPAVFLSGSAIGFYGRQQALDIDEDFTGCYPEFSHELCNTWEEKARQCQSNTRLCLLRTGIVLSKDGGALGKMLPPFSFGLGGPVADGRQYMSWIHIEDICRALDFLIEEENISGAVNLTAPTPVSNLEFSRALAKQLHRPCIFPMPGPVLKVLVGEMAELLIHGQHVVPKKLLDAGFTFNYPALKQALAQLLTT from the coding sequence ATGAATATCCTGATCACCGGGGGCACTGGCTTAATCGGCGGGCATTTTATTAAGAAATATCAGCACAAACATCACTTTACCGTACTGAGCCGGCAGCTGCACCCCAAAATATTTTCCGAAGAGACAGCAAAAGTTTCCAATGGACAGCAGGGCAAAAACGCCATTACCCTGATCCAGCACTTAGAGAGTTATCAGAACCTGGATGCCTTTGATACTGTAATCAACTTACAGGGAGAATCGCTGGCGAACAAACGCTGGAGTGAAAAACAAAAACAGCTGTTATGCCAGAGCCGCTGGCAGATCACAGAGCATCTGGCCCGGTTGATCAACCAGTCCACTTCCCCGCCGGCCGTATTCCTCTCCGGCTCCGCCATCGGCTTTTACGGCCGCCAGCAGGCTTTGGATATAGATGAAGACTTTACCGGCTGTTACCCGGAATTCAGCCATGAGTTATGCAATACCTGGGAAGAAAAAGCCCGGCAATGCCAAAGCAATACCCGGCTTTGTCTGCTGCGTACCGGTATAGTACTAAGCAAAGACGGCGGTGCGCTGGGCAAAATGCTCCCCCCCTTTTCTTTCGGGCTGGGAGGGCCGGTTGCCGATGGCCGTCAGTATATGTCCTGGATACATATAGAAGATATCTGCCGGGCACTGGACTTTCTGATAGAGGAAGAAAACATCTCAGGTGCGGTCAACCTGACGGCGCCGACACCGGTCAGCAATCTCGAATTCAGCCGGGCACTGGCAAAACAGCTGCACCGCCCCTGTATTTTTCCTATGCCAGGGCCGGTGTTAAAAGTGCTGGTGGGAGAAATGGCAGAACTGCTGATCCACGGCCAGCATGTGGTACCGAAAAAACTGCTGGATGCCGGCTTTACCTTCAATTATCCGGCGTTAAAGCAGGCGCTGGCACAGCTGTTGACCACATAA
- a CDS encoding AI-2E family transporter, which produces MGLTTNHSSAVKALLVTAALFIILAGIKTAANILVPFLLSVFIAIICNPLVAKASKYKIPNVISVLLVILIFVTVALFLAGLVGNSLNELSLLLPEYRAQLKEQFVWVTEKLANYNIQISSAVLVEYFDPGAAISLAADMLSGLGGVMANMFLIIMTVVFMLFEASGIPKKLHLALDDPEMRLKQIDKFLSSVNHYIAIKTLVSIATGVCVSVMLWTFGLDFFLLWGVLAFLLNYIPNIGSIIAAVPAMSLAVLQLGPGSAGLIGLGYLMINTVMGNAVEPRYLGRGLGLSTLVVFLSLIFWGWLLGTVGMLLSVPLTMIVKIALESSSEGRWLAVLLSGNEPESGPGDEAKGKA; this is translated from the coding sequence ATGGGATTAACCACGAATCACAGCAGTGCCGTTAAGGCGCTTTTGGTAACCGCTGCGCTTTTTATTATCCTGGCGGGCATTAAAACCGCGGCTAATATTTTAGTACCTTTCTTGTTGTCGGTCTTTATCGCCATTATCTGCAATCCCCTGGTGGCAAAAGCCAGCAAGTATAAAATCCCCAATGTGATTTCCGTGCTGCTGGTGATCCTGATTTTTGTTACCGTCGCCCTTTTCCTTGCCGGCCTGGTGGGCAATTCCCTGAACGAGCTGTCGCTGCTGTTGCCCGAATACCGGGCGCAGCTGAAAGAGCAGTTTGTCTGGGTTACCGAAAAGCTGGCCAACTACAATATCCAGATCTCTTCTGCGGTCTTGGTGGAATATTTCGATCCCGGGGCGGCCATAAGCCTGGCGGCGGATATGCTCAGCGGCCTGGGCGGGGTGATGGCCAATATGTTTTTGATCATTATGACGGTAGTTTTTATGCTGTTTGAAGCCTCGGGCATCCCGAAAAAATTGCACCTGGCCCTGGACGACCCAGAAATGCGCCTTAAGCAAATCGATAAATTTCTGTCTTCGGTTAACCATTACATTGCCATTAAAACCCTGGTGAGCATTGCGACAGGCGTTTGTGTGTCTGTGATGCTATGGACCTTTGGCCTGGACTTTTTCCTGTTGTGGGGGGTACTGGCGTTTTTACTTAACTATATTCCCAATATCGGCTCTATTATTGCCGCGGTACCGGCCATGTCGCTGGCGGTGCTGCAGCTTGGCCCGGGCAGTGCCGGCTTGATAGGTCTTGGTTATCTGATGATCAACACCGTGATGGGTAATGCGGTAGAGCCGAGGTACCTGGGCAGGGGGCTGGGGTTGTCTACCCTGGTGGTATTTTTGTCGTTGATTTTTTGGGGCTGGTTATTGGGCACGGTAGGCATGTTATTATCTGTGCCTTTGACCATGATAGTGAAAATTGCCCTGGAAAGTTCATCTGAAGGCCGCTGGCTGGCTGTGCTTTTGTCGGGGAACGAGCCTGAGAGCGGGCCTGGAGATGAGGCTAAAGGGAAAGCTTAG
- a CDS encoding methyltransferase family protein — MSKLELKIPPVLLVLIFALLMWSVASWQPQAFLSAPYSLILALIAVISGALVALAGVLSFKRVSTTVNPMSPGQASSLVIRGIYHYTRNPMYLGFALALLGWGFYLANFYSLLLLLPFIAYMSRFQIRPEEAALEANFGEAFVRYKSQVRRWL; from the coding sequence ATGTCCAAACTTGAATTGAAAATTCCGCCGGTGCTTTTAGTGCTGATTTTTGCCCTCTTGATGTGGTCTGTGGCAAGCTGGCAGCCGCAAGCTTTCCTGTCTGCTCCATATTCGCTTATCCTGGCGCTAATCGCTGTGATCTCGGGGGCCCTTGTTGCCCTTGCCGGGGTTTTGTCTTTTAAGCGCGTCAGTACAACGGTTAATCCCATGTCGCCGGGGCAGGCATCTTCACTGGTGATCCGCGGCATCTATCATTATACCCGCAACCCTATGTACCTGGGTTTTGCCCTGGCTTTGCTTGGCTGGGGTTTTTATTTGGCCAATTTCTACAGCCTGTTGCTGCTGTTGCCTTTTATCGCTTATATGTCCCGCTTTCAGATCCGGCCGGAGGAGGCGGCGCTGGAAGCGAACTTCGGTGAAGCCTTTGTACGTTATAAAAGCCAGGTACGGCGCTGGCTGTGA
- a CDS encoding cupin domain-containing protein translates to MDKYIITREEIEDYPGIEKAHFLNHNAVRRNKSLGDLTGLNGIGFHLIEIQPGFESTEFHQHYFEEECVYILAGEAEARIGDDISRVKAGDFIGYRAGGLAHSLKNTGDQLLRCIVVGQRLDHDVADYPDLQKRIYRNKGCQWNLVDIEAIETPLAGKKK, encoded by the coding sequence ATGGATAAATATATAATCACCAGGGAAGAAATTGAGGATTACCCCGGGATAGAGAAAGCACATTTTCTCAATCACAACGCCGTGCGCCGCAATAAGTCCCTTGGAGATCTCACCGGCTTAAACGGCATAGGATTTCACCTTATCGAAATCCAGCCGGGTTTCGAGTCTACCGAGTTCCATCAGCATTATTTTGAAGAGGAATGTGTTTATATTCTTGCCGGGGAAGCTGAGGCCAGGATTGGCGATGATATCAGCCGGGTAAAGGCAGGGGATTTTATCGGCTACCGGGCAGGGGGACTGGCGCATAGCCTGAAAAATACCGGCGATCAGCTGTTACGTTGTATTGTGGTTGGCCAGCGCTTAGATCACGATGTCGCGGATTATCCTGATTTGCAAAAGCGCATATACCGCAATAAGGGCTGTCAGTGGAACCTGGTGGACATAGAAGCGATTGAAACGCCTTTGGCAGGGAAGAAAAAATAA